DNA sequence from the Calditerrivibrio sp. genome:
ACCATCTTTTACGATCTCAGGTATCCCACCCACTCTATTCGCTACAATGGGTACACCAGCAGCAGATGCCTGAATGAGGGATACACCCAAGCCTTCCATATCTGCAGGATGAACAACAAGATCAAGGTGATAAAGCCACTTATGTAAATCATCCCTGAAACCAGCAAAGATACAATACTCCTCAAGTTTTTTTTCTTTTAGAATAGCTCTAAGCTTACTTTCAAGCTTCCCTTTACCAAAGATTACAACTCTAATGTCTGGATTCTCCTTGACCAGTTTAGGCAAAATCTCCAAGATATACCTATGCCCCTTTCTTTCTATAAGTTGTGCTATTATCCCTATTACTTTTGAACTACCCTTAAGACCAAACTCCTTTAAAAACTCTTCCTTCGTAGCTGGTCTTCTAAAAGGCTCTGGATACAAAACACTTCTGATAGTAATAATTTTTTGAGGAGGGATCTTTTCATCCAACAAAACCCGCCTAATACCATCAGAAATAGTTACAATTTTATTGTAAAAATTATACTTTAACATAGCCCATATTGGATTTTCTGGATTGTCCACCCTCCGCGTACATATAGCAGGAACACCTTTTAATTTTGAAACAAATCCTCCCCAAAAGTCTACACCTTTTCTACTGTGGACATGCACAATATCAGGTCTTCTATCCCTTATAACACTCAACAGTCTAATAGGAAATGTTAAATCTAAATCCCCCAAAAAACTTATTTCAACGATATTAGAAAAATCTTTTGCCTCCCTCGAGATGGCACTACCCTTTGGTGTAAGCAATATATTTTC
Encoded proteins:
- a CDS encoding glycosyltransferase — encoded protein: MRVLHIEVGRNLYGGAKQVVYLLEGLKRMGVENILLTPKGSAISREAKDFSNIVEISFLGDLDLTFPIRLLSVIRDRRPDIVHVHSRKGVDFWGGFVSKLKGVPAICTRRVDNPENPIWAMLKYNFYNKIVTISDGIRRVLLDEKIPPQKIITIRSVLYPEPFRRPATKEEFLKEFGLKGSSKVIGIIAQLIERKGHRYILEILPKLVKENPDIRVVIFGKGKLESKLRAILKEKKLEEYCIFAGFRDDLHKWLYHLDLVVHPADMEGLGVSLIQASAAGVPIVANRVGGIPEIVKDGENGFLVEKGDVESLFNRIMMVLNDEGLARKMGERGIEIVDREFSVDNMVNKYIMLYSEILRGV